Proteins from a genomic interval of Oryctolagus cuniculus chromosome 8, mOryCun1.1, whole genome shotgun sequence:
- the LOC138843594 gene encoding zinc finger protein 585A-like, whose translation MKRDDLIRINQESQDKNLNQDFMKNNKTSALKRIELRKTLSLNSIHVPTLIIKKGIYSGLKPEECNKCHTVFPPSGPDQLQAGEKFDNTKIPGKSLQFCEPLSQHDNIHIMKQPFGPTGQAKVFTRKMFCKSERVHMAENCNKSTVTFGKATQIEKAIHDNSSLNMHQQTHTRKKFYKYIMYVEPVIHQSHLAINQRLNTREKLYTCKPCGKSLSFNSPSECSDCGKAFGQKSVLRKQHKIHTGEKPHECSDCGKAFTQKSYLINHQQIHTGEKHHKCLQCGKSLLWKSHLTIHQRIHTGEKPHKCNDCGKAFTQKSNLLLHQRIHTGEKPHKCNDCGKAFGQKSNLIIHQRIHTGEKPHKCNDCGKAFGQKSSLIIHQRIHTGEKPHKCNDCGKAFGQKSSLIIHQRIHTGEEPHKCNDCGKAFGRKSDLIIHQRIHTGEKPHKCNDCGKAFGQKSSLIIHQRIHTGEKPHKCNDCGKAFGRKSDLIRHQRIHTGEKPHKCNDCGKAFTQKSNLLLHQRIHTGEKPHKCNDCGKAFGQKSKLIIHQRIHTGEKPHKCNDCGKAFTQKSFLILHQRIHTGEEPHKCNDCGKAFG comes from the coding sequence atgaaaagggatgacctgattaggatcaaccaggaaagtcaggacaaaaatctgaatcaggattttatgaaaaataacaagacatcagctctcaagagaatagaattaagaaaaacacttagtTTAAATTCAATCCATGTTCCAACACTGATTATTAAAAAGGGAATCTATTCAGGACTGAAGCCTGAGGAATGCAATAAATGTCACACTGTGTTTCCCCCcagtgggcctgatcaactacaggctggagagaaatttgataacactaagatacctggaaaatctctccagttctgtgagcctCTTAGTCAGCATGACAATATTCACAtcatgaagcagccatttggacccACTGGACAAGCAAAAGTCTTCACAAGAAAGATGTTCTGTAAATCTGAGAGGGTTCATATGGCAGAAAACTGTAATAAATCAACTGTCACATTTGGAAAAGCAACGCAAATAGAAAAAGCTATCCATGACAATTCTAGCCTCAATATGCATCAACAaactcacacaagaaagaaattttataagtacattatGTATGTTGAACCTGTCATTCACCAGTCACATCTTGCAATAAATCAGAGACTAAATACAAGGGAAAAACTTTACACGTGTAAACCTTGTGGAAAATCACTCAGTTTTAATTCACCTTCTGAatgtagtgactgtggaaaagcctttggacaaaagtcagtcctcaggaaacaacacaaaattcacacaggggagaaacctcatgaatgtagtgactgtggaaaagcctttacacaAAAGTCATACCTCATAAACCATCAGCAAATTCACACCGGAGAGAAACATCATAAATGCCTTCAATGTGGAAAAAGCCTTCTGTGGAAGTCACACCTCaccatacaccagcgaattcacacaggggagaaacctcataaatgtaatgactgcggAAAAGCCTTTACACAAAAGTCAAACCTCCTCttacatcagcgaattcacacaggggagaaacctcataaatgtaatgactgtggaaaagcctttggacaaaagtcaaacctcatcatacaccagcgaattcacacaggggagaaacctcataaatgtaatgactgtggaaaagcctttggacaaaagtcaagcctcatcatacaccagcgaattcacacaggggagaaacctcataaatgtaatgactgcggaaaagcctttggacaaaagtcaagcctcatcatacaccagcgaattcacacaggggaggaacctcataaatgtaatgactgtggaaaagcctttggacgaaagtcagacctcatcatacaccagcgaattcacacaggggagaaacctcataaatgtaatgactgcggaaaagcctttggacaaaagtcaagcctcatcatacaccagcgaattcacacaggggagaaacctcataaatgtaatgactgtggaaaagcctttggacgaaagtcagacctcatcagacaccagcgaattcacacaggggagaaacctcataaatgtaatgactgcggAAAAGCCTTTACACAAAAGTCAAACCTCCTCttacatcagcgaattcacacaggggagaaacctcataaatgtaatgactgtggaaaagcctttggacaaaagtcaaaactcatcatacaccagcgaattcacacaggggagaaacctcataaatgtaatgactgtggaaaagcctttactcAAAAGTCATTCCTCATACtccatcagcgaattcacacaggggaggaACCTCataaatgcaatgactgtggaaaagcctttggatgA